DNA sequence from the Coffea arabica cultivar ET-39 chromosome 11c, Coffea Arabica ET-39 HiFi, whole genome shotgun sequence genome:
GCagaagaaatggtgaagaaaCCTGAAATATGTGAATCCCACACCATCCTATCAGGCTACTAGAATGAACATCAAGAGGTGGTATTTGCATAATCATAGAGACAATATTTTCCGGAAGCCATTGACGAAGCATTTGAGCATTCCAATGACCATTAAAAACAAAATCTGCCACTCTATGATTGCCAAAGGCCTCAACCCGCTAACACAAATGACCTTTACCCATCCAATTCTCATGCCAAAACTCTACCAAGCCATTCTGCAACAGCTACTGAATATGAGGATCTGCCAAAGACTGGCACTTGACTAATCTCTTCCAAGTGCACGATTGCAAAGTTTGAAACTCCGCTTCACAAGAATGCAAATTATATAAGTATTTAGAGTGCATAAATTCTGCCCAAAGAGATCTACGTTGTCTTAAAGACCACCATAACTTCAACGAAAAAGAGTCAAACACATCAGATAAAGCTCTCACTCCCACCCCCCTTCCGCATATGGCTTACACAACAACTCCCATCTAATCCAATGATATCAATATCCCCTCTCATCCCTTCCCcacaaaaaattcacaaaagctTTCTCAAGGATACTTAGAACACCTTTTGGAGGAGACGATACAGCAAGGATATGAATCGGCATAGAAGGCAAAACACTTTTGAGTAACACCAACCTCCCTCCAGGCGAAAGAAGCTTCTCCTTCCAAGAGAAAATTCTCTTTGCAATCGAGGTACAGATATCTGAGAAATAACTACTTTTCGTTCTCCCAGAATAGCCCAGATATTTAATCGGGAATGACTTGGCATGAAAATCAGAGATTTGTGAAATAACACGTTTACGAGATACACTCAAAGCATCGTGATCAATAAGCAACTTTTTTGACGGTTAAGCTGCTGCCCAGACACACTACAATAGTCCTCTAATACCCTCATAACTTTCTGCATAGTACTCTTAATTTCACTACAAAAAATAATCACGTCATCCGCGTGACCTAAATACGTGACTATAGGGCATCTAGGAGGAACCTTAAAAGGAAGGAAACCTGACTGACCACTCAACAAATTCAGCATCCTAGATAATACTTCAACCCCTATAACCAAAAGAGCCGGCGAGATGGGATCTCCTTGACGCAAACCCTGAGTTGATTGAAAAAAATCACAGGGGAGGCCATTAATAAGAATCAAAAACCAAACATTGGAGATTAACTGCCAAATCATATCAATCCACCGCTCACCAAAACCAAACCGTCGTAGAACTTGCAACAAAAAGAGCCAAGATACTTTATCATAAGCCTTGGCCATATCCAACTTTAAAACTACATTTCCTCTACGATTAGATTGCCGAATTCCAGAAATTAGCTCTTGAGCTAGCAAAAAATTATCTGAGATTTGCCTTCCTTTCACAAAACCACTTTGCTGTGGCGAAATAATCTTAGGGAGAACCCGAGCCAATCTATCAAATAAGACCTTCGAGACCACCTTATTTATGAAGTTACACAAACTTATCGGACGGAATTGTGAAAAATCTTGAGAATTTACCTTCGGAAGCAACACAATTGAGGTTGAAGAAATACTCCGTGGCAGCACCTcaccacaaaaaaaaactaaccaGTGCCGCATATAAATCCTCCACCACGATATCCCACGCACAAGTAAAAAACTTACCAGAAAAGCTGTTCGGGCCAGCAGCACTCTCACCATCCATAGCAAAAACCACCGACTTAACTTCTTCTATGGATGGAATCTCCTCCAAATTCTCATTATCTTGAACAGTAATTAATTTAGGGATAACATCAAGAATATCAAAGGATTCAATATAGGACTCAGACGTGAACAagcttctaaaaaaaattctaccTCCCCTTCAATAGCAGAAGTTTTTTCTAATCATTTTCCACTAGTCGACTTGATGTGATGGATTACAGATTTACTTCGGCGTTTGGCTACCACAGAATGAAAATATTTAGAATTCCTATCCCCATCCTTTAACCACTTAAGCCTAGCTTTCTGTTGCCAGAACATATGCTCAACTCCATGAGAACGCCTTAGCTGGGCCTGTGCTTCATGTAACTCAACTAAATTGGCTTCAGATGCGTCATCATCATAACTCAACTCAGCTTTAAAAGCACGTTGTTCCGCCACTTTCACAGATTCAAAGATATCACCAAACACGTTGCGGGACCAAATTCGTAATGCTGCCTTTACTTTCCGAAGCTTTTGTGCAAAGATGTTTAATAGTGGGCCTGAAAATCTCCTGTTCCATTGGCATTTAATAACGTCTAACAACTCAGGCTTAGACGTCCAAAAATTCATAAAACGAAATGGCTTAGGCTTATCGTCCAAATTTGTTACAGCCGATAATAGCAATGGAGCGTGATCCGAGGGGTCTCTACACAAATGTTGAACGCTAAATTTCAACCCCAAGCTTGATGCACTCTGATTCATAAGCAACCTGTCTAATCTCTTCCATATATGCACCCTGCCATGTCTATTATTGCACCACGTAAATCTTGACCCCGAGTACCCCACATAAAAAATCCCAGCCTGAGACATGAAGTCCAAAAAATCCCAGCCCTCCTCTGGTCTAAACGGCATCCCACCCTTTTTTTCCTCCGCCGAGACAATAACATTAAAATCACCCACAATAAACCAAGCAGATTGCTTCGGTTTGTCGACAATAAGGCTATTCCATAATTGGACTCGTTCATGGGCCGTGCACTTGGCATGAACAAATGAGAAGATGATAGGCAACTCAAATAATGCGGAACTAATTTGTAATGACAAATGCTAACAAGATTCACCAACTAGACTACAGCTAATAGAAGAATTGTAAAAAACCCAAATGTCACCTGCAATATTAAAGATGGTGTGATCCATATTAAGTCTCATCCTGATTGAATGGATCTCTGCAGCTTGAATTTTTGGTTCGCAAATAGCAACCAATTGAATGGAGTGGTGGTGTACCAAATACTTCAGTCTACGAAAATTTGGGGCATGCGACACACCCCTTAtattccaaaataaaaaattaatcattgAGACAAAGTAGAAAAAGAATTCGAAGAAGCCTTAGCTTTGGATCGCGATGAACGATCATATTTAAATTGAACCCGAACTCCTTTCTGCTTGCCTTGTGACACCACATGAAAACTTTCCTTATGCTGGATCTTATCATTGACCTGTTGAATGATCGGATCGAGACTAAAAAATCAACAACCAAAGATGAGCTCGTAATATGCAAATCATCCACCACACCTTGAGCATGTATATCTTCATCCACCTCTTTTTCCCCCTTCGAAACACTAATCAGTCCCTCATCTATGCGGGTTGGGACAAAAACTTGCTGCTCAAAACTCTGCTTCGGATCATCTACAGGACAGGGTTGCTCAACATTATCTGTACCAGCCAAAAATTCCAAATATTCCGTTTGCTTGTCTGGAAATTTGTCTCCCAACTCTTCAAGTGCATGCTGAGGCACCATTGGCTGATTATCAGAACATGCACCAGTAGCAAGTTCTTTAGATAAGTCAATACAAATTTTAGGGCAGTCTCCATCAGCAGCACATTCTTCATCAAGAGTCGTAACTTTGGGAGCTGCCGAAATGCCTTCCTTATCAACAGCATCCACCTTATCCTTCTTAGAGTCATCCACCTTATCAATGATGTTATTTTCCACTCCTTGTCCAGGTTGTTCACCCTTACCGACAGAGCCCAGAACAGACGAAGACGGAGGTTGAAAGGCCAAATTGCCTTcatttttcttggaaattaaCGGCCTCTCAGATTTGAAATCCGGATGAAGCACATGACAATAATCCTGGGTATGTCCTTGTCTAAAGCAATGAGAACAATACTTAGGCATATTTTCCGGAATTAAAGCTTGCCAGAAACCTTCATGATCACCATTACCAATCCACACCCTCTGAGTAAGTTGTTTTAACAAATCTATTTCAACACAAACCCTAGCAATGCTCGGCCTTGAAGCCGCCATGGTTGCAGCATCAACAAACAATGGGCTCCCCAATACACTCACAATTTGGAATAAGCATTCTTTGTTAAAGTAATGCAACGGCAATTTTGGTAATTTAAACCAAACAGGAACCACAGAAGGCTCCTTGTCCACATGAAATGTAGGAGACCATTTAAAGACATGCATTGAAGCACCATATACATACCAATGCGGAATTAcgaaaaagtttagaaaatgatttcttctggaATGTGGGAGAAAGAAGAGGATGTCCTCCAACCTGGGGCTGGAGGACAGCCTGATTAGCCATCAAAGGCTAGTTGCTAGACAATCTTGAAAAAAATCTGCTTGAGAATGGAATCCAATGTAAAATATGGTATCCGAGAGAGAAAAAGCTTAATAATACTACTAAATAAGAAATATCGTCTTAAATAATCAACAATTCCTATTcctataaaaaaatgaacaattTGTTCCTATTGATCAGCAAGAATCCCAACTGCGGGGTCCACATCCAATCTCATGACATCCAAACTTCTCAGCAGAATAAGACGTAGTCGCATCTTGTAGAACATAGTCTTCtgaaatttcacatttaatGCACCTTTTATTCTCTTTCTACTACAAATTCCTTGAAAGAACACTAACAATTAAATATGAGTAGAATTTAACAATTAACACTATATTTTAGCAAAATAAAGGGGAAAATATTCACAAATCAAGTGCACAATTAACCATCTAACAAACACCATAATACTAGacataaaaatcatttttgaaACATGAACATAATCATGTTGAAAATTATTCAATCCATCACTCAAAAATCAACTTGAAATACATGTTTTAGACAGACATAAGCTAATTACTAGCCATCTTTAACAAATTTCTGAGAGTTATGTATAAAAATTTAGGTCTACAGAATTTACATATTGTAAATTATTCTGGCTCTAGCTTCATACAAAATCAATGGTATTTGATTTCCAATTTCCTCCTTCAATGCAATATTTCCAAATACCAAAACTTGCTTAGCCCATTATATGAATTTCTACATTTGGAAACTCTTAAAAAAGGCTTTTCAAAATAATTCGATTCTCATTTAAAAATTTGCAAAACTCTTTCTTAACTTCATATATATTTCTAGAAAGATTTAATCACTTTTATACCCTTCAAAATCTGTTTACTAAGTTACCCAAACTAGCAAAAAAAAGTAAATCTGCAcacctattttctttaatttaagaAACACTTTTAAATTCTTTAGTAAATCCTCAAAATCTCAATATCCAAGATAGGTTCACTTATAAATCGTACTTTTGTCTTGGAGACAACTCTTCAAGAGTTGTTGGTTCATGCACAAAAATATCAACTACTAAACCTATCCAACTTCCAACAGTTTTGAAAACTCAAATTTAGTTCTTCTAGACCCATATGAAATGAAGTTAAATTAAACTCTACTTATCACTAGCAAGTGCATGGATCACATATAGGCAAGGCAAGTATTTAGATGTCGTGTCCTACAAAGAAGATTTAATCAAGTACTAACATTTATcaaatttctttattatttagactgcAAAACTCATGAATACGGCAAATAAAGAACAAAACTAATTCAAACTAAACTTAACCAAGAATAAACAATTCTCAAGGTttagatttttcaatttttctagcCAAAAATCTTATCTTGGTCAATTAATTATCTCTTATGCTAAACTATggtaaaattttctaattatgTAAAACCTACTTTTTGCTAGTGAATCAACTACATCAATAACAAGGAGTAATCTACATTCATGATCTAAACCAAGTTAAAGATTTATTAGGATTAAGAGATTGTGCAATTATCCTCTAAGTGTTTCTCTACTTTTGTGGATAAATTACTTAAAGTTTATGTTTTCATTAACTAGTATTAACTAATTAACACCTTTGATGCTTCACAAATAATAGCCAATTAATTGCAAAGATGGAAACAAAGGACATAAAATAGCATGCATAATATTGATCAACTAAAATAGAATATAAATTAAGCAATACTTGATTTCATCTAACCCTAAGAAGAAGCAATTAAGTAAAcataatttaattaaataaaaatagcaAATAACATGGAATtaattaaaaggaaaagaagaagaaactctttTTCCAAAACAAGTGAAAAGCTCCGTATTCTTCTTTCAATGTTCATCAAAATTtgtataataataatgaaaatctaacaagaagaaaaataataGAAACTAATCTAACCTACACTAACCCTAAAATCTATAAGTTATTGGGAGATCTACATTATTTATAGATACTCTACCCACAACCTAGATAAAACCCTGTTGTGAAACCTACTTTTGCCAATGAATTAATGATATCAATGACAATGAATAGTCTACTTTAATgaacaaaaacaaattaaagagtCATTAGAATCATAAGATTGTGCAAAAACCCTTTATGTGTTTCTCTACTTTTGTGAGTTACACAATAAAGTTCATACCTTTTCAACTAATATTAATTAAAACTCTATTCATCAATATCTGTGCGCAATGCCTTCACAATGATGAAAAAATTTGGAGTATTCGAGGAAGATGTCTATCCATACTGGAGTGATAGTACAAAATCCTATCATTCCATTTAATGCCATGGATCAGGGTTAGAAAATGTTCATCAATCTTCATTGTGTTATGTATTGATAGTAGATTAGAGGAGAGATGATAATGGAATTGATTGCTTTTTAATAAAGAATTCATGGGTCCATGTTTTGGCTTCCATGGTTATGTGAAAGTGGATAAGAGCTTGATAGTTGGATTTGCGTATCTAGTAAGCTCGATTCAGGAGTGTGAGGTTCATTAGCAGGGTCTGGAGAATTTTATCTCTAGTATTGTCCCTTCAAGGTCAGATCGAGGTGCATGTGAATATAGTATTTAGTCTCTAGTCATTGTTTCTTCAGAGTTTTAGGATATAGTCTGCAACTGCTCCACTCCTTAGCTGTGAACTTAATGAATATCCATTCTTCCAATTGAAGGAAAGTTTTAAAactgtaaaaaaaattaaaaaaaaataaaatcattaCTTGGATACTTTACAACTATAAGCCTTTTAGTTGTAAAGATGAAAAACAAAGGTATAAAATAGCATGGATGATTTACCAATTAATCAAGCAAGATCATAAACTATGGAGTAATTGAATCTATATAATCCTAGAACAAGTGATTCATTACACATAATTAAATTAAACACGAACACAATAAAacaaaatagatatatatattgttcattaaaaattaagaaagagaaagaaaaatcttATCCAAGATAGGCATGAAattccatcttcttcttcttccaattTTCAATAAAATCCCTAACTaagataaagaagaagaaaagttaCTCTATATATACTAACATAAAAACTACTTTACAATAGAGA
Encoded proteins:
- the LOC113715975 gene encoding uncharacterized protein: MHVFKWSPTFHVDKEPSVVPVWFKLPKLPLHYFNKECLFQIVSVLGSPLFVDAATMAASRPSIARVCVEIDLLKQLTQRVWIGNGDHEGFWQALIPENMPKYCSHCFRQGHTQDYCHVLHPDFKSERPLISKKNEGNLAFQPPSSSVLGSVGKGEQPGQGVENNIIDKVDDSKKDKVDAVDKEGISAAPKVTTLDEECAADGDCPKICIDLSKELATGACSDNQPMVPQHALEELGDKFPDKQTEYLEFLAGTDNVEQPCPVDDPKQSFEQQVFVPTRIDEGLISVSKGEKEVDEDIHAQGVVDDLHITSSSLHLSLQISSALFELPIIFSFVHAKCTAHERVQLWNSLIVDKPKQSAWFIVGDFNVIVSAEEKKGGMPFRPEEGWDFLDFMSQAGIFYVGYSGSRFTWCNNRHGRVHIWKRLDRLLMNQSASSLGLKFSVQHLCRDPSDHAPLLLSAVTNLDDKPKPFRFMNFWTSKPELLDVIKCQWNRRFSGPLLNIFAQKLRKVKAALRIWSRNVFGDIFESVKVAEQRAFKAELSYDDDASEANLVELHEAQAQLRRSHGVEHMFWQQKARLKWLKDGDRNSKYFHSVVAKRRNNENLEEIPSIEEVKSVVFAMDGESAAGPNSFSGKFFTCAWDIVVEDLYAALGLRQGDPISPALLVIGVEVLSRMLNLLSGQSGIAIADLLASLESKKCNIVGREGAERHANRLSKIGTELGSNIVYDSFSQLPSSGTLVMFPTRFFAKQRQYQSESLAMQARESGDADFLELLLESNLNEIKLQNYSIEHS